Sequence from the Campylobacter sp. CNRCH_2014_0184h genome:
TATGCAGTATTGAAAAAAGAATTAGCCAACTTAGGTCACTCTACTGCCTTAGGCGATGAGGGTGGTTTTGCACCAAATTTAGCAAATAATACAGAACCTCTTGATCTTTTAATGACTTGTATTAAAAAAGCAGGCTATGAAAATAAAATCAAACTAGCGTTAGATGTAGCAAGTAGTGAACTTTATAAAGATGGTAAATACCATTTAGAGGGTAAAGTTTTCTCAAGTGAAGACTTAATCGCGCGTTATGAAGAATTATGTGCAAAATATCCAATTTTTAGTATTGAAGATGGTTTAGCTGAAGATGATTATGAAGGTTGGATTAAACTTACTCAAAAGCTTGGCAATAAAGTTCAGCTTGTGGGTGATGATTTGTTTGTAACCAATGAAGATATTTTAAGAGAAGGTATCATGAAAAATATGGCAAATGCTGTATTGATTAAGCCTAATCAAATTGGAACAATCACTCAAACTATGAGAACAGTAAGATTAGCTCATAGAAATAATTACAGATGTATTATGAGCCATAGAAGTGGCGAAAGCGAAGATGCTTTTATAGCTGATTTTGCAGTAGCGCTTAATACAGGACAAATCAAAACAGGAGCTCTAGCAAGAGGCGAAAGAACTGCTAAATACAATCGCTTATTAGAAATTGAACTTGATAATGATGAGTACTTAGGAGATAAACTCTGAGCGATTTATTAAAAGAGTATGATGAGCATTCTAAAAAAAAGGAAGCTCATCGTCAACTCATCAAAACCATTGCATTATCATTTGTAGCTATTATTGTTGCTATGTATTTTGGTAATATGTTTTTTGGCAAATCTTCTCTAGATGTACTACTAACACTTAAAGAAGAGCAAAAAATTTTAGAAAAAAATATAATGACTTTAAAAGCTAAGAATGCTCAAGCTCAAAAAGAATATTTGCAACTTTTAAGACTTAAGGGAGAAAATTCGCATGAGAATTAAATTTTTTATATTGTTTTTACTTTCTTGTGTATTTTTAAATGCAAAAGACAATCCTTTTGATAATAATATAGAACAAAAAAATACCGAATTTGCAAAACTTAGTCCTTTCCAAAGGCAAGATTTTAACTTTAATTCTGATGCGAGAATTTTAAAAAATATTACCATTACTTACATTAACCTTGATGGCTCTGAAGAACAAACCACTCTGGATATATACAAAAGTATTAACTGGCATGATACCTACTCATTTATAAAAACTAAAAGTCCAAATGCCACGCCTATACTTGATGTATCTGTAACCGTGCCACAAAAACAAGGAAATAAAAACTCAAAAACAGAAGAAAACAACACTACTTTAAACATAGAAACACCACTTTTTAGCGGAAATATTTATAATTTTATTTCTCTTGGTTTTTACAATAACAAAATTAATATCAAAACCCAGGATAAAATACTAAGACATCTTTCTATAGGAGATCCTACTAAAATTATTATAGATTTTGCTAAAAAACAAAATTTTAACACCAAAACACTGCAAGTTAATACAGCACAAGTTAGAAAAGTTGTATTTGGTTCACATAAAGGGTATTATCGTTTGGTAATATATCTTGATGGAAAATACAGTTATAAATATTCACATAGTGAAAACTTACATACATTTAACTATCGCTAAGAGTTTTTAAACTCTTAAGCAAATCTATGATCATAAATAATCATTTGAAATCTTTGGGCTATCATTCTAGCTCTTTCTATAATGATACTTCTTGGTTCATCTTCAAAAACTTCTTGCAAACTCTCATCAAATAAATTAAGCCAAATATCAAAAAATTCTCTTGGAAATGGAGGCAATTCATGATGAGCTCTCAAAGGTGAACCACTATAACTTGGATCAGCTAAAAACATCCCTGCCCAAAAACTTGCTATTTTTTCTTTATGTTTTTTCCAACTCTCATCATCTGTGCCGATTTTTTCATTAAAAATAGGTCCTAAATCTTTATCCACTCTAACCTTTGTATAAAAAACATCCATAAGTTTTTTTATACCCTCATGATTAATAGTTTCAAATTTCATGCTTTTCCTTAAAAATAATTTTTGCTTATTGTATTAAATTTAGAAATTAAAAATATAAACAAAAGTCAATTTTTAGTATAATTTTAAAAACAAAACTAAAGAAAAACTATGACTTATACTATTTTACCACCCAATCAATTCTTAGATGATTATGTCTTAAATGTGCAATTACATCAATTAGCAAATATCTCTAAAAATGCTTATAAATTTTGGAAAAACGTTCAAGCAGCACGCTATCAAGGCACAAGAGTGGTATTTTTACACAAAAAAAGTATTTTAAAAAAACACCAACATCTTATACAAAAATGTGAAAATTTAAGTGGCTATGTGTTAGCAAGTGCTTTTTGCTCATTTACCACTTTAGCCCCATCTCATTTAGTAGAAAAAAATAATTCTCAAATTTATAAAATCTTAGATATAAAAGAAGTATGTGGGGTTAAATTTGTAAATTTAAAGGCATTTTACGATCTTTTAAATCTAGATTATAATTATAATATTTACATCGAAAAATGCCATTTTTTTAGTCCCACTCCTTTGGAAAAGCGTATTAAAATCACTGAGAGTATGTGCGTTGGGTATTACTAAGATATTTAAACATCAAAGCACAAATAAGTGAGATTATAGCCATAGCTAACATATAAAATCCCAAAGAAAAACGAGCAATATTTTCTAAATTTCCTAAAGCAATGGTGTGTAAAAATAGAGCAAGTTGTGGGGTAAACCCACCGGCTAATGCATAAGCTATATTATATGAAAAACTAAGTCCTGAAAATTTAATCTTAGCATCAAATACTTCACTCATCATTAAAGGGCAAAAATTCATCACTCCAGCAAAAAAACAAGCGCTTAAATAATACACACTCACTGTATTAAAATCAGGTGTTTTAGTATAAAGAGCATTAAAATAAAACAAGCAAGTTAAGAAAAATCCTAATGAAAAAATCACACAAGCTTTTACTATACCTATTTTATCAGCCAAAATTCCACTTAATATACAGCCAGTTACAAGCACAACTATACCAAGCATTTGCATATAAGTTTGAACGCTTGCATCAATACTTAACATTTTTGCCATAAAAGAAGGTATGATTAAAATCATCACAACAATGCAAGCAGTTAAAATCCAAGTTATCAACATAGAAAGCACAACACCTAGCTTAGCCTTTTTAAACACTTCTTTTAAAGGAAATTTTTCTAAGGCTTTATCTTTTTTCATTTGCTCAAAAACAGGAGTTTCTCTTAAAAATTTACGCAAATAAGCAGAAATGATCCCAAAAATTCCTCCCAAGAAAAATGGAATTCTCCATGCCCACTCATAAAGCTCTTCTTGCGTGAAAAGTTTATTCATTATCAAAAACACAAAACTACCAAGTAAAATTCCACCTACCACAGAAGCTGTTAAAATTCCAAGATAAGTGCGTTTTTGACCCTTTGGAGCATGCTCAAATACAAAAACCCAAGCACCAGGTAATTCCCCACCTATAGCTATACCTTGACAAATCCTTACAAATACTAAAAATACTATACATAAATACCCTATACTTTCATAAGCAGGTATAAAAGCAAGCATAAAAGTTGGCACAACCATCAGCAAAATACTAAGCATAAACATTTTCTTACGGCCAAATTTATCGCCAAAATGAGCCATAACTATACCGCCAAGCGGTCTAGCTAAATATCCTGCAGCAAAAATTCCATAAGTATTAAACATTTGCCAAAATGGACTTAAATTTTCAGGAAAGAAATTTTTAGAAATATAACTTGCAAAAAATACAAAAATGATAAAATCATAAAATTCTAAAGTCCCTCCCAAAGAAGAAAGACCTAAAACTTTTATATCTTTTTTACTAAGATTTTTACTCACTCTTAATCCATCTCATAAGTATCATCATCACTATAATCATCATCGTATTCATAATCATCATCATCGTAATTATACGATCTTTGATTATTTACATAAGTATTATCATCTGTTTCATCATACATTTCATCATCGTAATTTTCAAATTCTTCATCATCATAAGCCATTATAAATCCTTTAAAATTTTTTAGTAGTATTTTAATATAAAAATATACATTTTGGTATAATTTTTCAAACTTTACTTAAGGAAAAATATGAATTTAACGCATTTAGATGAAAAAAATCATCCCAAAATGGTAGATGTAAGTCAAAAAGATATCACTCAAAGAGAAGCTTGCGCAAGCGGTAAAATATACATGAGCAAAGAAGCATTTGAAGCTATCATTGAAAATAAAGCTAAAAAAGGACCTGTTTTGCAAACTGCCATCACAGCAGCCATCATGGGAGCTAAGCAAACTTCAAATCTCATTCCAATGTGTCATCCTTTAATGATTTCAAAAGTACAAACCCATATAGAAGAAAACAAAGAAGAATATTCTTTTAAACTTTTTGTGACCGTAAAATGCGAAGGAAAAACCGGAGTTGAAATGGAAAGCTTAACTGCTGTTAGCATTGGACTTTTAACTATTTATGATATGGTTAAGGCTATTGATAAGAGTATGCAAATTACTAATATAGTTTTAGAAAGTAAAGAAGGAGGAAAAAGTGGTAAATATCTGCGATCTTAAAAAAGAACCTATTATAAATTACCCTACTTTTTGGGATTATAAAGTCGTTTTTGAAGCTGGGGTTGATGCTTTAGAAATTTTTACTCAAATACTTAATGAAAGAGAATTTAAATACAAAATCTCAAATACTAGCAAACAAGGAACATATAAAAGCTATCTTTTGAGTGTTTATGTAGATAGCAAAAGCGATCGTTTAAATATTTTTAATCAATTAAAAAGCAAAGCCAAATTTGTACTATAAAAAGGAAAAACTATGAAAAATTTAGCCATTATTTTTGAAAATTCTCTCTTAGCTTGTGAAAAAAATGAAATTCCAAACTTAATTAGCGAGCTTGTTTTTAGCCTAAGTTATAAAAAAATTAGTTTTGAAAATACTAGCAATGAAGAGCTTTTTGCCATCTTTTCTAAGGTATTAGAAAAACTTGAACTTATAAATGAAGAAAATATTTCTAAAATAATCCAAGGTATCATCAAAGCTAGAGTGGAAGAGGATAAAAAAGCATTTTTTGCTTATATTAATGAATATGGCAAATTGAAAGTAAAAATCGAAGAACAAAAAAACACCATTAAGCATAAAATTTGTGATAATTTTTTTGACTTAGAAAAAACCTTAAAGGATTTGAATTTAAATGAATTTAATATAAGCATTAATGATGCTATGCTTTATGATATAGAAATACTAGGTCTTTTAAAAGAAACTGCTGAAAGTGCTTTTATCACAACCTTAGAAAAAGGAGAAAATATAGAACTTACTTCTTGTGAGATTGCTAAAAATTTAGTCTTTAATGCAATTTGTGAAGGAAGTTTTGAAAAAGAAAGAATTTTAAAAATCTCCCAAGTAGTTTTAAATGCAGCTTTTGAACTTGCTAACGAATCACAAGCCTTTGCTTATGATTTATGTATTGGAAGTATTTATGGAACACAAGAAGGAATTTCTTTAGCGATTGAAAAATTTAAATCAAGCTTTGCATATAGTGCTTTAGAATATGATTTAAAAAACAAAGAAAAAGAACTCATAGATATAGAACAAGAATTTATTCAAATGCTTAAAAAAATATCATCAGAACTTGACAATCCCGTAAAAGACATACTCAAAGATTTATTAGAAAATAAATTTGACACTTTATTTGCTAAATTTAAACGTCTCATACAAGAAAATAGAGAACAAATCCTTATTAAAATAAATGAAATTAAACAAAATCCAAAAATTGACGACTTTAGCAAGCTAGCACAAAATAAACTTAACATTCTAGCCAAAGAGCTAAGTGAGCTTGAAAAACTTGCTAGTCATAAATATAAAAGTTTAGATAAAAATAATGCAAAAGAATTAGGAGTAAGATTGTGGGA
This genomic interval carries:
- a CDS encoding cysteine permease, which translates into the protein MTYTILPPNQFLDDYVLNVQLHQLANISKNAYKFWKNVQAARYQGTRVVFLHKKSILKKHQHLIQKCENLSGYVLASAFCSFTTLAPSHLVEKNNSQIYKILDIKEVCGVKFVNLKAFYDLLNLDYNYNIYIEKCHFFSPTPLEKRIKITESMCVGYY
- the eno gene encoding phosphopyruvate hydratase, encoding MLIIEDLRAFEVLDSRGNPTIKAEIMLSDGSVGSAIVPSGASTGKKEALELRDNDERFGGKGVLKAIENINGTIAENIIGLDAFNQTQLDNTLLELDGTKNYSNLGANATLGISMATARAAANALGVPLYRYLGGANASVLPVPMCNIINGGAHANNSVDFQEFMIMPFGFSSFKEGLRSVCEIYAVLKKELANLGHSTALGDEGGFAPNLANNTEPLDLLMTCIKKAGYENKIKLALDVASSELYKDGKYHLEGKVFSSEDLIARYEELCAKYPIFSIEDGLAEDDYEGWIKLTQKLGNKVQLVGDDLFVTNEDILREGIMKNMANAVLIKPNQIGTITQTMRTVRLAHRNNYRCIMSHRSGESEDAFIADFAVALNTGQIKTGALARGERTAKYNRLLEIELDNDEYLGDKL
- a CDS encoding AMIN domain-containing protein; the encoded protein is MRIKFFILFLLSCVFLNAKDNPFDNNIEQKNTEFAKLSPFQRQDFNFNSDARILKNITITYINLDGSEEQTTLDIYKSINWHDTYSFIKTKSPNATPILDVSVTVPQKQGNKNSKTEENNTTLNIETPLFSGNIYNFISLGFYNNKINIKTQDKILRHLSIGDPTKIIIDFAKKQNFNTKTLQVNTAQVRKVVFGSHKGYYRLVIYLDGKYSYKYSHSENLHTFNYR
- a CDS encoding MFS transporter codes for the protein MSKNLSKKDIKVLGLSSLGGTLEFYDFIIFVFFASYISKNFFPENLSPFWQMFNTYGIFAAGYLARPLGGIVMAHFGDKFGRKKMFMLSILLMVVPTFMLAFIPAYESIGYLCIVFLVFVRICQGIAIGGELPGAWVFVFEHAPKGQKRTYLGILTASVVGGILLGSFVFLIMNKLFTQEELYEWAWRIPFFLGGIFGIISAYLRKFLRETPVFEQMKKDKALEKFPLKEVFKKAKLGVVLSMLITWILTACIVVMILIIPSFMAKMLSIDASVQTYMQMLGIVVLVTGCILSGILADKIGIVKACVIFSLGFFLTCLFYFNALYTKTPDFNTVSVYYLSACFFAGVMNFCPLMMSEVFDAKIKFSGLSFSYNIAYALAGGFTPQLALFLHTIALGNLENIARFSLGFYMLAMAIISLICALMFKYLSNTQRTYSQ
- a CDS encoding highly acidic protein, translating into MAYDDEEFENYDDEMYDETDDNTYVNNQRSYNYDDDDYEYDDDYSDDDTYEMD
- a CDS encoding group III truncated hemoglobin yields the protein MKFETINHEGIKKLMDVFYTKVRVDKDLGPIFNEKIGTDDESWKKHKEKIASFWAGMFLADPSYSGSPLRAHHELPPFPREFFDIWLNLFDESLQEVFEDEPRSIIIERARMIAQRFQMIIYDHRFA
- the moaC gene encoding cyclic pyranopterin monophosphate synthase MoaC: MNLTHLDEKNHPKMVDVSQKDITQREACASGKIYMSKEAFEAIIENKAKKGPVLQTAITAAIMGAKQTSNLIPMCHPLMISKVQTHIEENKEEYSFKLFVTVKCEGKTGVEMESLTAVSIGLLTIYDMVKAIDKSMQITNIVLESKEGGKSGKYLRS
- a CDS encoding DUF493 domain-containing protein, encoding MVNICDLKKEPIINYPTFWDYKVVFEAGVDALEIFTQILNEREFKYKISNTSKQGTYKSYLLSVYVDSKSDRLNIFNQLKSKAKFVL